The genome window GAAGAGTGTATTATAGAATGTAATGAATGTACAAATTGTATACTCATAAAGTGAGTATACCTGTACAAggtgaataataaattatggtTATTCTACATTAAgtatcaataaatttttatttaggtaTTAGTTTGTCCCATGTCAGAAATCTAGTGGAatgttttcttaaattttatgCGCTTGTGGCTGTAATGAAAGTGATTAATAGAATAAAACATTGTATTGTGAGATTGTGACTTGCGAGTTGCAACAGTTGTGACATGTTAGGGAATTAGGGACACGAAAACTTTAAGGTGGTAGAATGTTTTCAGACATCTGTCAACAGTGTCAATGTCAACTGTCATGCTGTCATTGTCAAATATTGATTCCTGAATCAGGTTCATTTTCTCTTCGATACGTTTAGTAATAATGTCGAATTTTGGTAATGCCTTTGATCAATCGGAAGTGGACCCTGCTGCAGAATTCTTAGCTCGTGAGCAAGATGAGTTGGCAGGTCTAGAGGACGAAGTTAAGCCTGCTGCAATTTCCGTACCCGTTGTTAATGGTGGTAAGCTGAACATTTGCCATCATGTTTGAGGGGCGTATCAAACACTGTTATAATGCATGCTAAATGTTTCTTATGCTGTATTAGCATGTAAGATCGTTAGTTGGTGTATTTTAAGTTTATCGCTTTACCTGTAGATGATCCAACCAATTCGGCGAGCAGTTTCGAAATGGTTGAAGGTTTTGAAGATGGAACTTCAATAAAGAAAGAAGAAGTTGATGGTATGTTGGACATTATTGATTCTGAGATTAGTAAGATGAGTATGACTGTATTCTATCACTTAGTAAAAAGAAGCTTTGTATGAGTATCGAAAAGTTTTTGcattaagaaatcaaataataatttgaattccATTATATGAATGACTAAatatttagatttttatttaatagagTTCGTTAATGGTTAAATACCTATGTATAAGAAATCAtatcaaacatttttagtgTGGTATAGACGGATGTAAAAATATTCTGATATGTAGGTGGTGACATGGCtaaattctttttcttttttattaaaatttcacatATTTTGACAGTCATAAGAATAACAACATACTGAACAATCCTTTTGTAAACCATATTATCTTCCTTAATAaggcaaataaatttttagCTGTTCTTATTGGGCTAGGACAAAACAATGTTGTACTGATACATTAGCATACCTGGACTGTTGCTACAATTTTTTGGATGATGTGTAACCAATttttgttatgaaatttttactgCAATTGTACCTATTTAAGTATGTAAAAGTACTCCAAACagattaattttgattgtaaTTATATCAGTATCctttataaacatttttgtcaatATTAGTGATTATTCATgtagaaaatataatttactaCATACAGTCCACGCGTTTTAGGAGGTGCTTCGGAACGGTTCGGTAAATAAGAGTCGTTGCAGTGGCGTAACAACAAAGAATTAGATCGAATATCTTAAGTTTATTTTAAGCTGTTTGCATTTCCAGTTAACTGTCTACCTGTGTGTAAATGATAGGCCTTGCTTTTATGATTTTCCGGGGTTAAATAATTCCTGGACATTTCTTGAAACTGAGTCATAAACCTATCGGTTTTTAAAACTTCGCCACTGGGACTTTTCAAACAGCAGGCTGGCGCGCTTTCATTGCGCATCCAAGCTGCTCGCCATCCTAAAACGCGTGACCTGTATCTGTATTCAGTTTTTGAAATCTATTTGTGTTTGTGGAAGCTCTTATAATTAATGAGTGTCATGTCAATATGCGAcaagaaatttttataatatggTAATATACAGAGTGGATGAAAAGTATGGTGACGTCTTTCGTGAGccttaaatattaatttgatgaaaattttatttattaaaaaattaacgaaACAGGTAAATACCTAAAGAAATGGTTTCAGAATAGCAGCTCTATACTTTTTAACTTCCACACATAGGCATGCACTTTACTAATATTcgctttcttttttctttttctgttaGATACTCTATTTGAAAACGATCCTTTTAGTGCTGGTAAGACATTGCCTGCtgcattttttctttatcaaTCTGTCTGTTTTGCAtgattttaccattttgtcTTCCTTCAACAGATGCCTACCTCAAAGCCGAAAATGACACACTCAGAGGAGGTaagtttattgtaaaaataaattattgtgtaTGGAACGAACATTTCCTTTTTGCgtatcatttattattatataattatattttagagcacattttgtaatgataagtaatacagggttattataaacgATTGTCGCATCGCAGTTGACGTTGAaaaccacacaaattttggatttgccgccagcctcgcaacgttaaaCAGATTTCCTATACCGCCTGtatcgccacctatcggcgatactagtcccACTGATGTAATGAGGCTTgtggcacattcaactacgtcaccaacgccaactgcgatggaaCAATCATTCATAATAACCCGGTACATAAAggccattcaaaaatcaaaaaaccaccgacgccgcattttcctcgataattactatcggcaacactgtttagtgtaaaatttggtgagaattgtaattttaaggttaagtgtttattaaatgtcttgtttttctgggcatgtttaagtgaaaataataagaatcaataaataaatgaatcgtgctgctaataaaacaatacgaacggaattcaaagcaattgaattttattttgaatcaaataaatgtcataatttatagttaccaacatagtatgaaaaaatatgtacctagggttttttaaattttaccaacctaaagcaacaggtggtggttttttgatttttgaatggactttagttcgAAGGATCTATTGAATTAACTGTTTATTAATAGtaaaagcattaaaaatgtataatttacTTTCTGAACTTGGGGACTAACTacaattttagcaaaaattataaaatctttttattttgttactaTAAAAGTAATTCTAACAATTATCGATGATTAAAGATGATTAAAAAACTTATCAGTTCGTAGTACGTATCTATAAAACATCTCTTATTCaagaaatgagaaaaaatagTTCATTTCTCACCAGAAAATTGAAATCAAACTtttaggcccggttgtataaagcttagttcacatcgtgtcagctaacaacgcgtcaagtcggaaatccgcccatttgattggctgattcaaataaaatattaaatatcctccaatcagatcgcttgacattatgttaactttaacaacgacttgacatcgctttatacaaccgggcctaaatATCCttcaatcagatcgcttgacattatgttaactttaacaacgacttgacatcgctttatgcaaccgggcctttgtgttgtttttttatttaaatttaataagtttGGTTATTTGCGTGAtgttttgttcgaaaattattttgttaatacTGAATGTGTGGTGGTATCGACGCCACATTTGACACGAGGATAGGTAAACGACGCATCAGTTGACAAGGGTGATGTTTAAGATCTAATTGTATTcgaacattattattaaatttttattggaatTTTATGGCAATGTCAATAAGGATAGCTGCTCTTAATAATCATAAGAGTTGTGTTGTAGTGTCACCTTCACCTCCACCTTTAAATAGGGAGGTCAGAGAAGAaccggaaaaaattaaaaagtggcGAGAAGAACAAATTAAACGCTTGGAAGAAAAAGGTGAGTTTCTCtattgtttttaatgaaaatattaaagtACTTGAAAAATGTAGATgtggaagaagaaaaaaagaaattggagCTTCGAGACATCGCTCGTAAAGAATTAGAAGATTGGTACAGAAATCATGAAGAAGCCATAGCTAAAACTAAAGCAGCAAATAGGTAAGTTGGATCTTTTCTCCGTTGCGTACATAATTAGTTTCTACTCTATTTTCTAAATGCCGCCCTAGAGATGCAGCAAAGTAAGTAATAGTGcttgaatacaaaattttaattttcactttgcTCTAAATCGTTATTATTTCAGTTTTATGTGCACTAAACTGTTTTGAAATCTACAACGTTACTTATTCATATAGATTAACAAATACTGcagaattttttgttgcagtAGTGTTGCAATAGTGTATAACAGTTATTTCAATTAataagaattaaatatttggaattgtaaataaattttagtaaATCCTGAGTGAACAATAAACTAATGTACTGTGGATTGTGGAGTTGCTgtgatgatatttttttaacattaacttTTTCAAGTGTTCAgtagtattgggtgattcaaaatggttgtggataaatatggcaacgaagtacaaaaatttatgtggcaattCTGTaggttgacatttctttgacagttcattgtcgcgcaattttgaaaattgtcaagtcaatgtGCAATACTATACTCCGTCCAGTgagagattttaattatagACTTGTAACCCagcactacaaaatgcactagaatacattaattatagcataatttcagggcaaaaaatgttactgcttgaaggtaaataatagttatttaagatataatgtaaaaagttatcctttattcCACGAACGGGTGTAAAATACGAGcgagtattttaaaggatgtgaAAGGGACTTTTTACACGTgtgtcttacaacattttatcaacGATCGTGAGATCGTCGCACCGGttttaacataaatttgtataaaataataataattattgattcatttttttatgaataaccaaagtcgtttgagaaccacgtcgtttagcaGCCTACTtgtaaacaatgtttccaacaaattgtattgttgtattctgacagttctgtgccataCAATTTTTATGGCACAATTCCATCACTTCACTAAAcctcaactttgacaacgacTTTTAGTGCACAAAGTGCACGATcgtaaataagtaaataattgATGCTAGATAGTTctttctctgcgtagaatttagtgatttttatgtcaaccaatctctcgctggacaaactattgggtcattcaaaatgattgtggctaAGTATGACAATtgtgtacgaaaatttatgtggcaactgtgtgggtgggatagaattgacatttctttgacacgtcagagtcgcgcaattttgaaaactgtcaaatcaatgtgcaatggtataaaaaaaatcaaatgcacgcttatgaaatgtcatacaaatgtcaaccataccctacccacacagttgccacataaattttcgtacacagttgccatacttagccacaatcattttggatCACCCAATATATAAAAACAATCAAATGCACGCCTATGAAATGCCATACTCTCAActctttactttattttacccTACGGGCTTTAAAGGATTCCTATACTTTACACAGTTCTAAATAAACTTACAATTCCAaaatcattctttttttttttttttttttttaattaacctacattttcttttattccccacccctctccttctctatcctttccctcctcttccatacctctttcatccatcctatctctcttccgtcttcgttcagtatttctccccgttccttttCCTCCCTTTCTCTCATTTCACCGCATCCTctccacatgtgctcgatcgtct of Tenebrio molitor chromosome 6, icTenMoli1.1, whole genome shotgun sequence contains these proteins:
- the Clc gene encoding clathrin light chain, with amino-acid sequence MSNFGNAFDQSEVDPAAEFLAREQDELAGLEDEVKPAAISVPVVNGDDPTNSASSFEMVEGFEDGTSIKKEEVDDTLFENDPFSADAYLKAENDTLRGVSPSPPPLNREVREEPEKIKKWREEQIKRLEEKDVEEEKKKLELRDIARKELEDWYRNHEEAIAKTKAANRDAAKNAEKQFVAEDDEIEPGTEWERIAKLCDFNPKAKQGSKDVSRMRSIVLQLKQSPIPINNKA